The following are from one region of the Polaribacter marinaquae genome:
- a CDS encoding ATP-binding protein has product MINKRLLIKNLLSHNDENSFYDKKQRLSLNRKDGKAKFLKHICALSNSNPFNNSYIVIGVEDEENKILGVDFFDDSKIQNLVNAYVTNPPKIAYENVRFPSLPRHKVIGLVTIYPNNLIASLSKKTWKYNKGTIFYRSGSISMPFLGENFELRDRNKDVVAAIEKNASNNIELTLNGVFDFINNHKSKYNPQYKVFNEQFVLCWAGEKKVINNEIYYSRVDIELINEQVQLFFSALDDVKITYNNNSFIITEFIFLGLEKQEKYYPLEKTIIHFKENGRHDIVNDFLFEPPVFNNKVMIHIYNNCNLIVRKLSENRRLSVTEHEDVLRLPTNYLICYLHGFLDAEENLKKAKSYIKSLENKSTYIKYKETLRVIRKLKYA; this is encoded by the coding sequence ATGATAAACAAACGCCTTTTAATTAAAAACTTACTTTCTCATAATGATGAGAATAGTTTTTATGATAAAAAGCAAAGATTATCTTTAAATAGAAAAGACGGGAAAGCGAAATTTTTAAAACATATATGTGCACTTTCTAATTCGAATCCTTTTAATAATTCTTACATTGTTATTGGGGTAGAAGATGAAGAAAATAAGATTTTAGGTGTAGATTTTTTTGATGACAGTAAAATACAAAATCTTGTAAATGCTTATGTAACAAATCCGCCAAAAATTGCATATGAAAATGTTCGTTTTCCTAGTTTACCTCGACATAAAGTTATTGGTTTGGTTACAATTTATCCAAATAACTTAATAGCTTCTCTATCAAAAAAAACATGGAAATATAATAAAGGAACCATTTTTTATCGAAGTGGAAGTATTTCGATGCCTTTTCTTGGCGAAAATTTCGAATTAAGGGATAGAAACAAAGATGTTGTTGCAGCTATAGAAAAAAATGCAAGTAATAATATTGAGTTAACTTTAAATGGAGTTTTCGATTTTATAAACAATCACAAATCTAAATACAATCCTCAATACAAAGTTTTTAATGAACAATTTGTGCTTTGTTGGGCAGGAGAAAAAAAAGTAATTAATAACGAAATTTACTATTCTAGAGTAGATATAGAATTAATTAACGAGCAAGTTCAGTTGTTTTTCTCTGCTTTAGATGATGTTAAAATTACGTATAATAATAATTCATTTATTATAACAGAATTTATTTTTCTAGGATTAGAAAAGCAAGAAAAATATTATCCGTTAGAAAAAACAATAATTCATTTTAAAGAAAATGGCAGACACGATATTGTAAATGACTTTTTGTTTGAACCACCTGTTTTTAATAATAAAGTTATGATACATATTTATAATAATTGCAATTTAATTGTTAGAAAATTATCAGAAAATAGACGGTTATCTGTTACAGAACACGAAGATGTTTTAAGATTGCCAACTAATTATTTAATTTGTTATTTACATGGTTTTCTAGATGCTGAAGAAAATTTAAAAAAAGCTAAAAGCTATATTAAAAGTTTAGAAAATAAATCTACTTATATAAAATATAAAGAAACTTTGCGTGTTATTAGAAAATTAAAATACGCATAG
- the nirB gene encoding nitrite reductase large subunit NirB — MKTIIVVGNGMVGYKFCEKFVNQSQNKEFKIIVFGEEPRPAYDRVHLSEYFENKDAKALEMAPLAWYEQNNIDLITNTRVTDISRNSKTITTTDDTKYTYDYLVLATGSSAFVPPIKGIEKEGVFVYRTIEDLEATMNYVAKLKSTGTQKKAAILGGGLLGLEAAKALVDMGLETAVVEFAPRLMPRQLNNDASKSLQKKLEALGIEILLSKATQQLIGEKFITGMQFSEEETVPFDMLLVSAGIRPRDELAKTCNLEVGKRGGILVSNDMRTSDEAIFAIGECALLNSMIYGLVAPGYDMAEIAVVQILGDKEATMPTAIDMSTKLKLSGIDVASFGDALNENDGLEIVYENAFEGVYKSIIVNKEGTSLLGGIMVGDASDYSMLHQIFLNGMKIPENPAQLILPATDGAATLGDVMDLPDDAQVCSCESVTKGQICGVIENGEAKDLADVVSCTKAGTGCGGCKPMVADLTTATLKSLGITVKDTVCEHFDFNRQDLYKIIEVKGYTTFNEVLDNHGNGGHGCELCKPLIASLMATIHADTANKEYAIQDSNDRFLANIQRNGTYSVVPRVPGGEITPDKLIALGQIAKKYDLYTKVTGGVRIDLFGATLNQLPLIWKELIAHGFESGHAYGKSLRTVKTCVGSTWCRYGMAESVSFGIELENRYRGIRAPHKIKGGVSGCIRECAEARGKDFGLIAVEGGWNLYLGGNGGANPRHAELFAEQIDNETVVKYLDRYLMFYMRTAKPLQRTAAWQERLEGGLDYLKEVIIDDKLGIAQDLETEMQTLVNKFECEWTQAVNDPEVMKRFNHFVNSDEEDDNIAFVSLRDQKMPQPWV, encoded by the coding sequence ATGAAAACAATAATTGTTGTAGGAAATGGTATGGTTGGTTATAAGTTTTGTGAAAAATTTGTAAACCAATCTCAAAACAAAGAATTTAAAATTATTGTTTTTGGTGAAGAACCAAGACCTGCATACGACAGGGTTCATTTAAGCGAATATTTTGAAAACAAAGATGCTAAAGCCTTAGAAATGGCTCCACTTGCTTGGTATGAACAAAATAATATCGATTTAATTACAAATACTAGAGTTACAGATATCAGCAGGAATTCTAAAACAATAACTACTACTGATGATACTAAATATACTTACGATTATTTAGTATTGGCAACAGGATCTTCTGCATTTGTGCCACCCATAAAAGGCATAGAAAAAGAGGGTGTTTTTGTGTATAGAACAATCGAAGATTTAGAGGCCACTATGAATTATGTAGCCAAATTAAAATCTACAGGAACACAGAAAAAAGCAGCTATTTTAGGAGGTGGTTTATTGGGTTTAGAAGCTGCAAAGGCCTTAGTAGATATGGGTTTGGAAACTGCTGTTGTAGAATTTGCGCCTAGATTAATGCCAAGACAATTAAATAATGATGCCAGTAAATCACTTCAAAAAAAACTAGAAGCATTAGGTATTGAAATTTTACTTAGTAAAGCTACACAACAATTAATAGGAGAGAAATTTATAACAGGAATGCAATTTTCTGAAGAGGAAACTGTTCCTTTTGATATGTTATTGGTTTCAGCAGGAATTAGACCAAGAGATGAATTGGCTAAAACCTGCAATTTAGAAGTAGGTAAAAGAGGAGGTATTCTAGTATCTAATGATATGAGAACCTCAGATGAAGCCATTTTTGCAATTGGAGAATGTGCCTTATTAAATAGCATGATTTATGGTTTGGTGGCTCCTGGTTACGATATGGCAGAAATTGCTGTAGTTCAAATTTTAGGAGATAAAGAAGCAACAATGCCAACTGCAATAGACATGTCTACAAAATTAAAATTAAGTGGTATAGATGTAGCTAGTTTTGGAGACGCTTTAAATGAAAATGATGGATTGGAAATTGTGTACGAAAACGCATTTGAAGGTGTTTATAAAAGTATTATTGTAAATAAAGAAGGTACTTCTTTGTTAGGAGGAATAATGGTTGGAGATGCTTCAGATTATAGCATGTTGCATCAAATTTTCTTAAACGGAATGAAAATTCCAGAAAACCCAGCACAATTAATTTTACCAGCTACAGATGGTGCTGCAACTTTAGGAGATGTCATGGATTTACCAGACGATGCTCAAGTTTGTTCTTGCGAAAGTGTAACTAAAGGTCAAATTTGTGGAGTTATAGAAAATGGAGAAGCTAAAGATTTAGCAGACGTAGTTTCTTGTACAAAAGCAGGTACAGGTTGTGGAGGTTGTAAACCTATGGTAGCAGATTTAACCACAGCAACTCTTAAATCTTTAGGAATCACCGTAAAAGATACAGTTTGCGAACATTTTGATTTTAACAGACAAGATTTATATAAAATTATAGAAGTAAAAGGCTATACTACTTTTAATGAAGTTTTAGATAATCATGGTAATGGAGGTCATGGTTGTGAATTGTGTAAACCTTTAATAGCTTCTTTAATGGCAACAATTCATGCAGATACTGCCAATAAAGAATATGCCATACAAGATTCTAACGATCGTTTTTTGGCAAACATTCAAAGAAATGGAACCTATTCTGTAGTACCTAGAGTTCCTGGAGGAGAAATTACACCAGATAAATTAATTGCTTTAGGGCAAATTGCCAAAAAGTACGATTTATATACCAAAGTAACTGGTGGTGTAAGAATAGATTTATTTGGGGCAACCTTAAATCAGTTGCCATTAATTTGGAAAGAATTAATAGCACATGGATTTGAAAGTGGGCATGCCTATGGTAAATCTTTAAGAACTGTAAAAACCTGTGTAGGTTCTACTTGGTGTAGATATGGTATGGCAGAAAGTGTAAGTTTTGGTATAGAATTAGAAAACAGATATAGAGGAATTAGAGCGCCTCATAAAATTAAAGGTGGTGTTTCTGGTTGTATTAGAGAGTGTGCAGAGGCAAGAGGTAAAGATTTTGGGTTAATTGCTGTAGAAGGTGGTTGGAATTTGTATTTAGGAGGAAATGGTGGTGCAAACCCACGTCATGCAGAATTATTTGCAGAACAAATAGATAATGAAACTGTTGTAAAATATTTAGATAGATATTTAATGTTTTACATGCGTACTGCAAAACCTTTGCAAAGAACTGCTGCGTGGCAAGAACGTTTAGAAGGCGGTTTAGACTATTTAAAAGAAGTAATTATAGACGATAAATTGGGTATTGCACAAGATTTAGAAACAGAAATGCAAACCTTAGTAAATAAGTTTGAATGTGAGTGGACACAAGCTGTAAACGACCCAGAAGTAATGAAACGTTTTAACCACTTTGTAAATAGCGATGAAGAGGATGATAACATAGCATTTGTATCTTTAAGAGATCAAAAAATGCCACAGCCTTGGGTTTAA
- the nirD gene encoding nitrite reductase small subunit NirD has protein sequence MQEIVDNYKSVLDKDVKIWFKAASVKDFPTDGGACVKYKDKQIAVFNFARINKWYACQNVCPHKMEMVLSRGMIGDDKGLPKVACPLHKKTFSLENGENLNGDLEAIATYPVKIEAENVYIGFQE, from the coding sequence ATGCAAGAAATAGTAGACAATTATAAATCAGTATTAGATAAAGATGTTAAAATTTGGTTTAAAGCAGCCTCTGTAAAAGATTTTCCAACAGATGGTGGGGCTTGCGTTAAGTATAAAGATAAACAAATTGCAGTTTTTAATTTTGCTAGAATAAACAAATGGTATGCTTGCCAAAATGTTTGTCCGCATAAAATGGAAATGGTATTAAGTAGAGGTATGATTGGTGATGATAAAGGCTTGCCAAAAGTAGCTTGCCCACTGCATAAAAAAACATTTTCTTTAGAAAATGGAGAAAATTTAAACGGAGACTTAGAGGCTATTGCCACGTATCCTGTAAAAATTGAGGCAGAAAATGTGTATATTGGCTTTCAAGAATAA
- a CDS encoding DUF4202 domain-containing protein: MKPTKFETAIALIDKKNAEDPNIYTVSGLDYPKELLYSQRMSRKLLQFDSNASKALQIAARAQHICRWIIPRNEFPMDRIGYLKWRETLKKMHAKTTVDILQKVGFDEQFINRVEKIILKKMIKKNDESQTIEDVICLVFLDYYFDEFAVKHSDEKVIDILQKTWVKMSDKGREAALQLSFSDKGLNLVKKAIS, from the coding sequence ATGAAGCCAACAAAATTTGAGACTGCGATCGCCTTAATAGATAAAAAAAATGCAGAAGATCCTAATATTTATACTGTTTCTGGTTTAGATTACCCAAAAGAATTATTGTATTCTCAAAGAATGTCTAGAAAGCTTCTTCAATTCGACTCTAATGCATCAAAAGCATTGCAAATAGCAGCTAGAGCACAACATATATGTAGATGGATAATTCCACGAAATGAATTTCCAATGGATAGGATTGGTTATTTAAAATGGCGAGAAACATTAAAAAAAATGCATGCAAAAACTACAGTAGATATTTTACAAAAAGTAGGTTTTGATGAGCAGTTTATAAATCGTGTAGAAAAGATTATTCTTAAAAAAATGATTAAAAAGAATGATGAATCTCAAACTATTGAAGACGTGATATGTTTGGTTTTTTTAGATTATTATTTTGATGAATTTGCCGTAAAACATTCCGATGAAAAAGTAATTGACATTTTACAAAAAACTTGGGTAAAAATGTCTGATAAAGGTAGAGAAGCTGCGTTGCAATTATCTTTTTCTGATAAAGGTCTTAATTTGGTTAAAAAAGCTATTTCATAG
- a CDS encoding ATP-binding protein, whose amino-acid sequence MKNSGNSLDQRTFSKLSRLYIIALSTIALSVIISQFFVRDHLNNQESDSTVINVAGRQRMLSQKLTKEIVSLSVSLEEKKRKELKSKIKKTLALWSLSHNALQKGSDSLGLPAKNSTVIKEKFLVLNPIFDTIQKVAKSIITKLEKSPIISIEELTVDISKVTKKESDFLLIMDDIVNQYDKEADIKVTWLRKFEFFLMILTLLILLAEFLFIFWPTAKSVKSILSELLSAEKKAKRMAFEADQLSIAKEKSIKELRALSHAMDETLLFARISQFGNIIHVGNKFSRLFKLSRFKKDILFWKFLSTNENEQQNIEDLINKHNKTGWQGEVKATTKDNQDVWLEMSIIPYRVSDDKSELLIIGSEITKRKAAQLEIDRLWQDSFDEKMNQQKIISSKIIENQEKEQNRIAKDVHDGIGQMLTGLKYNLESINLDNIEKSREKIENLKLLTTSIIKGVRTATFNLTPPELSDHGIVPAITKLTRELSKLTGKEILFLNKTDFNLRLDSLTEINLYRIVQEAVNNAIKYAASSYILVTMSHSNKILSIVIDDDGKGFEPNKIKKVKDGDGGMGMTFMKERIKYIDGRLFISSQPNEGTRITLNIPI is encoded by the coding sequence ATGAAAAATAGCGGAAACTCTTTAGATCAGCGTACGTTTTCTAAACTAAGCCGTTTATATATTATTGCTTTAAGTACTATTGCTCTTTCTGTAATTATAAGTCAGTTTTTTGTAAGAGATCATTTAAATAATCAAGAAAGTGATTCTACAGTTATAAACGTTGCTGGTAGGCAAAGAATGTTAAGTCAAAAGCTAACAAAAGAAATTGTTTCTTTGTCTGTTTCTTTAGAAGAAAAAAAACGAAAAGAACTTAAGAGCAAAATAAAAAAAACACTCGCTTTATGGAGTTTATCGCATAATGCTTTACAGAAAGGAAGTGATTCTTTAGGACTTCCTGCCAAAAATAGCACCGTCATAAAAGAAAAGTTTTTAGTGCTTAACCCTATTTTTGATACTATTCAAAAAGTAGCTAAATCGATTATAACCAAATTAGAAAAATCACCAATAATTTCTATTGAAGAATTAACTGTAGATATAAGTAAAGTTACAAAGAAAGAAAGTGATTTTTTATTGATTATGGATGATATTGTAAATCAATATGATAAAGAAGCAGATATAAAAGTTACTTGGTTAAGAAAGTTCGAGTTTTTTTTAATGATATTAACTTTGTTAATTCTTTTAGCCGAGTTTTTATTCATTTTTTGGCCGACTGCAAAATCTGTTAAATCTATTTTATCAGAACTTTTATCAGCAGAAAAAAAAGCGAAAAGAATGGCTTTTGAAGCAGATCAATTAAGTATTGCTAAAGAAAAGTCAATAAAAGAATTAAGAGCTTTAAGTCATGCGATGGATGAGACTCTTTTGTTTGCTCGAATATCTCAATTTGGCAATATTATTCATGTTGGAAATAAGTTTTCTAGATTGTTTAAACTATCAAGATTTAAGAAAGATATCTTGTTTTGGAAATTTTTAAGTACCAATGAAAATGAACAACAAAATATAGAAGATTTAATTAATAAGCATAATAAAACGGGTTGGCAAGGAGAGGTCAAAGCAACAACAAAAGACAATCAAGATGTTTGGTTAGAAATGTCGATAATACCTTATAGAGTTAGTGATGATAAATCAGAATTATTGATAATAGGTTCAGAAATTACAAAACGAAAAGCAGCACAATTAGAAATTGATAGACTTTGGCAAGATAGTTTTGATGAGAAAATGAATCAACAAAAAATAATTTCAAGTAAAATTATAGAGAACCAAGAAAAAGAACAAAATAGAATTGCGAAAGATGTGCATGATGGCATTGGGCAAATGCTAACTGGTCTTAAATATAATTTAGAAAGTATCAATTTAGATAATATTGAAAAGTCTAGAGAGAAAATTGAAAACCTTAAGTTGTTAACTACAAGTATTATAAAAGGAGTAAGAACAGCCACTTTTAATTTAACACCTCCAGAACTTTCAGACCACGGTATTGTGCCAGCAATAACCAAGCTAACAAGAGAATTAAGTAAGTTAACCGGTAAAGAAATTTTATTTCTTAATAAGACAGATTTTAATTTAAGGTTAGATTCTTTAACAGAAATAAATCTTTATAGAATTGTACAAGAAGCTGTAAATAATGCGATAAAATATGCAGCATCATCTTATATTTTAGTAACAATGTCGCATAGCAATAAAATACTTAGTATTGTTATTGATGATGATGGTAAAGGTTTTGAGCCTAATAAGATTAAGAAAGTTAAAGATGGAGATGGCGGAATGGGAATGACCTTTATGAAAGAGCGTATAAAGTATATAGATGGTAGACTTTTTATTTCTTCTCAGCCAAATGAAGGTACAAGAATTACGTTAAATATACCTATTTAG
- a CDS encoding response regulator transcription factor: MINVVLADDHVLVRNGIKALLEDETGITVIGEASDGKEAIRIISTNKPDILIVDIRMPEMNGIEVVAEISKNHKEIKTLVLSMHDSEEYVVKSIQAGADGYLLKGASKEEFLKALTKIAAGGKYFTGDVSSIIMNNFVNGNASAAVETKMQKELPFKLTKREKQILSLVLELKNNKDIAEELKISKRTAEVHRFNLMKKLEVKNLMELTAKAKEYQLI, encoded by the coding sequence ATGATAAATGTAGTTTTGGCAGATGACCATGTTTTAGTAAGAAATGGTATTAAAGCATTATTAGAAGATGAAACGGGTATTACTGTTATTGGCGAGGCTTCTGATGGTAAAGAAGCAATACGTATAATTTCTACTAATAAACCAGATATTTTAATCGTAGATATTCGAATGCCAGAAATGAATGGTATAGAGGTGGTTGCAGAAATAAGCAAAAACCATAAAGAAATTAAAACATTAGTTTTATCTATGCATGATTCTGAAGAGTATGTGGTAAAATCTATACAAGCTGGCGCCGATGGTTATTTGTTAAAAGGAGCAAGTAAAGAGGAGTTTTTAAAAGCGCTAACAAAAATTGCAGCTGGTGGTAAATATTTTACTGGTGATGTATCTTCTATTATTATGAATAATTTTGTTAATGGAAACGCGAGTGCTGCAGTAGAAACAAAAATGCAAAAAGAACTTCCTTTTAAGTTAACCAAAAGAGAAAAGCAAATACTTAGTTTGGTTTTAGAGTTAAAAAATAATAAAGATATTGCAGAAGAACTTAAAATTAGCAAAAGAACAGCAGAGGTGCATCGTTTTAATCTAATGAAAAAATTAGAGGTTAAAAATTTAATGGAGCTTACAGCTAAGGCTAAAGAATATCAATTAATATAA
- a CDS encoding NarK family nitrate/nitrite MFS transporter, with protein MPILAQEKSTKLSLLDFKNVSTRTFWITSISFFMCFFAWFGIVPFMPDVVKDLGLTPDQKWNSIILAVSGTVFARLLIGKLCDKYGPRYCYTYLLMLGAIPVVLCGLVQTPTQFLICRLFIGFIGASFVITQVHTSLMFAPNIVGTANATSAGWGNLGGGANRLGMPLIAAAVVSLGVAEAEAWRYSMIIAGVICFCMGIIYFFFTKDTPKGNYSDLKAAGEMVVTKKDQIGFLEVLKDYRVWILFIVYAASFGIELTVYGTMDDYLQNTFQLERVTAGNLVLSFALMNIFARTLGGFFGDKFGKLRGLRGRVLFLSFILTLQGIVLISFSGATSLIVGVVFLIMFSLSVQMAEGATFSVVPFINKKAIGAVSGIVGAGGNVGAFLAAILLKTKSSFAEKAAITANEGLGAEVIKNAQSIASSSAVSSGYLIIGVIVVLTGLVALSIKFSKEEEQLESKKYTEEIIPQLIPINVKS; from the coding sequence ATGCCAATTTTAGCACAAGAAAAATCAACAAAATTAAGTTTATTAGATTTTAAAAATGTTTCTACTAGAACATTTTGGATTACTTCCATATCATTTTTTATGTGCTTTTTTGCATGGTTTGGCATTGTGCCTTTTATGCCAGATGTTGTTAAAGACTTAGGCTTAACTCCAGATCAAAAATGGAATTCAATTATTTTGGCAGTTTCAGGAACTGTTTTTGCACGTTTACTAATTGGTAAGTTATGTGATAAATACGGTCCTAGATATTGCTATACATACTTATTAATGTTGGGTGCTATTCCTGTAGTTCTTTGCGGATTAGTACAAACACCAACACAGTTTTTAATTTGTAGGTTATTTATAGGTTTTATTGGTGCATCTTTTGTAATTACACAAGTGCATACATCTTTAATGTTTGCGCCAAATATTGTTGGTACAGCAAATGCTACTTCTGCAGGTTGGGGTAATTTAGGAGGAGGAGCAAACAGACTAGGAATGCCTTTAATAGCAGCAGCGGTTGTAAGCCTTGGTGTTGCAGAAGCAGAAGCTTGGAGGTATTCTATGATAATTGCTGGTGTTATTTGTTTTTGTATGGGTATTATTTATTTCTTTTTCACAAAAGATACTCCTAAAGGAAACTATAGCGATTTAAAAGCTGCTGGAGAAATGGTGGTAACTAAAAAAGATCAAATAGGTTTTTTAGAAGTTTTAAAAGATTACAGAGTTTGGATTTTATTTATAGTTTATGCTGCTAGTTTTGGTATAGAATTAACGGTTTATGGTACTATGGATGATTATTTGCAAAATACTTTTCAATTAGAAAGAGTAACTGCTGGTAATTTAGTGCTTTCATTTGCTTTGATGAATATTTTTGCCAGAACATTAGGAGGTTTTTTTGGAGATAAATTCGGGAAACTAAGAGGTTTAAGAGGTCGTGTTTTGTTTTTGTCGTTTATTTTAACACTTCAAGGAATTGTGCTAATTTCTTTTTCTGGAGCAACAAGCTTAATAGTAGGTGTTGTTTTTTTAATAATGTTTAGTTTAAGTGTTCAAATGGCAGAAGGAGCAACCTTTTCTGTAGTGCCGTTTATAAACAAAAAAGCTATTGGTGCTGTGTCTGGTATTGTGGGTGCTGGTGGAAATGTAGGCGCATTTTTAGCTGCAATATTATTAAAAACCAAATCTTCATTTGCAGAAAAAGCTGCAATTACGGCTAACGAAGGTTTGGGTGCAGAGGTTATAAAGAACGCGCAATCAATCGCTTCATCTAGTGCAGTTTCAAGTGGTTATTTAATAATTGGTGTTATTGTTGTTTTAACAGGTTTGGTTGCATTATCTATTAAATTTTCTAAAGAAGAAGAACAGCTAGAAAGTAAAAAATATACAGAAGAAATAATACCTCAGTTAATTCCTATAAATGTAAAAAGTTAA